A stretch of Sulfitobacter sp. THAF37 DNA encodes these proteins:
- a CDS encoding malonyl-CoA decarboxylase family protein, translating to MTLLADLLSTMLDRRHLTLGQKAPSARPVEDLMEDLLGSAGELSELALAQDILDQFASFDDNGKLGFLRHLAHAMNIDPETVRTSLDAYEQAPSKQTYRAFMTAAEPKRQELIRRLNRVPGATGALVRMRADLLRLAGDDPELAALDLDFRHLFASWFNRGFLVLRPINWESPAHILEKITAYEAVHAIQSWDDLRRRLQPRDRRCFAFFHPAMPDEPLIFVEVALTRGIPGSVRTVLAEDRTALDPESCDTAVFYSISNCQAGLASVSFGNSLIKQVAADLAAELPMLKSFVTLSPIPLLTRWASAQGIAMPQEPEDRRALAAHYLLNARGPNDAPFDPVARFHLGNGALVHAVHADADDTPNGQAQSGGVMVNYLYDLAQVAANHENFQTNQKIVASSEVTSLARTGTNMLKAER from the coding sequence ATGACGTTACTTGCCGACCTGCTCTCCACGATGCTTGATCGCCGTCACCTCACCCTGGGACAGAAAGCGCCCTCGGCGCGGCCGGTGGAGGATCTGATGGAAGACCTTCTGGGCAGCGCGGGCGAACTGTCGGAGCTGGCGCTGGCGCAGGATATCCTGGACCAGTTTGCCAGCTTCGACGACAACGGCAAGCTGGGCTTCCTGCGTCACCTCGCCCATGCGATGAACATCGACCCGGAGACGGTCCGCACGTCACTGGACGCCTATGAACAGGCCCCGTCGAAACAGACCTACCGCGCATTCATGACGGCGGCAGAGCCGAAGCGACAGGAACTGATCCGCCGCCTGAACCGGGTGCCCGGGGCGACCGGCGCGCTGGTGCGGATGCGTGCCGACCTGTTGCGGCTGGCCGGCGACGACCCGGAACTGGCGGCGCTGGACCTCGACTTCCGGCACCTCTTTGCGTCCTGGTTCAACCGCGGCTTTCTGGTGCTGCGCCCGATCAACTGGGAAAGCCCGGCCCATATCCTGGAGAAGATCACCGCCTACGAGGCCGTGCACGCCATCCAAAGCTGGGACGACCTGCGCCGTCGCCTGCAACCGCGAGACCGGCGCTGCTTTGCCTTTTTTCACCCCGCGATGCCGGATGAGCCGCTGATTTTCGTCGAAGTCGCCCTGACCCGCGGCATCCCCGGTTCGGTCCGGACGGTGCTGGCCGAAGACCGCACCGCGCTGGATCCCGAAAGCTGTGATACCGCTGTGTTCTACTCGATCTCGAATTGTCAGGCGGGTCTGGCCAGCGTGTCGTTCGGCAATTCGCTGATCAAACAGGTCGCGGCGGACCTTGCGGCGGAACTGCCGATGCTCAAGTCCTTTGTCACCCTGTCGCCGATTCCGCTTTTGACCAGATGGGCCAGTGCGCAGGGCATCGCGATGCCGCAAGAGCCAGAGGACCGGCGCGCGCTGGCGGCGCATTACCTGCTGAACGCCAGAGGGCCCAATGATGCGCCCTTCGACCCGGTGGCGCGGTTTCATCTGGGCAACGGCGCGCTGGTGCATGCGGTCCACGCGGATGCGGACGACACGCCGAACGGGCAGGCTCAGTCGGGTGGCGTCATGGTGAACTACCTCTACGATCTTGCGCAAGTCGCGGCAAATCATGAGAATTTTCAGACAAATCAAAAGATCGTCGCCAGTTCCGAGGTGACATCTCTGGCCAGAACGGGCACCAACATGCTCAAGGCGGAAAGGTAA
- a CDS encoding GntR family transcriptional regulator — protein sequence MELRSAVNIARSLEEMIFDGTFADGDRLDEVRLAEQFGVSRTPLREALQRLESSGLVTLIPRRGAFVRQPGPLELLEMFEVMAEMEAVCARLAARRMSNGALDELREANRRCEAASDAQDPDLYYAENERFHAAIYRESGNSFLEQESLKLQKRLRPFRRQQLRSRGRLKQSLSEHQVIVAALAEGDSVAAANAVRDHVTVQGEGFQRLMASLKAIAS from the coding sequence ATGGAATTACGCAGCGCGGTGAATATCGCAAGATCTTTGGAAGAAATGATCTTTGACGGCACTTTCGCCGACGGCGATCGGCTGGACGAGGTGCGGTTGGCCGAGCAGTTCGGCGTATCGCGCACGCCGCTGCGCGAGGCCCTGCAAAGGCTGGAAAGCTCCGGCCTCGTGACCCTGATCCCCCGGCGGGGTGCCTTCGTGCGTCAACCCGGCCCGCTGGAGCTGCTGGAGATGTTCGAGGTCATGGCAGAGATGGAGGCTGTCTGCGCCAGACTTGCGGCGCGGCGGATGTCGAACGGTGCGCTGGATGAGCTGCGCGAAGCCAACAGGCGTTGTGAGGCGGCCTCGGACGCGCAGGATCCGGACCTTTACTATGCCGAAAACGAACGGTTTCACGCCGCGATCTACCGTGAATCCGGCAACAGCTTTCTCGAACAGGAAAGCCTGAAGCTTCAGAAACGCCTGCGTCCCTTCCGCCGTCAGCAGCTGCGGTCCCGTGGACGGTTGAAACAATCCCTGTCCGAACACCAGGTGATCGTCGCGGCGCTGGCAGAGGGGGACAGTGTGGCCGCCGCCAATGCCGTGCGCGACCATGTGACCGTCCAGGGCGAAGGGTTCCAGCGGTTGATGGCCAGCCTCAAGGCCATCGCCTCCTGA